The following nucleotide sequence is from Acidobacteriota bacterium.
GGTGGCCCTACATCAATCTCTATCTGGTGACGTGGGGCCAGAACGTCTGCCGGCCGACTCATCCTCGCTGTGGCGACTGCGTGATTAGCCCCCGCTGCCCGCGCGTGGGCGTGACAAGGGTCGGGAAGTCGCGCGTCGCCCCGGACTGAGCTTCTTGTCCTTCCAGGCCCACCATTTGAGCAGCGCGGGGTCAGGCCCCTTGGTGCGGGCCGCATACACGGCGCAACGGAACGTATAGAGCACGCAGGGATCCTGGCGCTCGTCAGTCTGGACACAGAGCAAGCGGTACAACCGCTCAGGGTCGCGGCGGCCAAGATCGCGCACAGATCTCACGCCCAGGGAACGAAGGTCGTTCGCAATGCTGGGACCGACACCTGGCAGGAGCTGGAGTTCGTCTTTCATCGTGACCTCTGTCGGGAGTGCGAACATGTCCGAAGTGATAGCTGATGATCCTGATCCTACATCTTGGTTCTCGTGATGGTGTATCATCCTGCCTATTCCGCCTGCGGCGTCCTGCCGGCGGCGAGAATGACCGCACTGAACGGCTGAAGCTACGAGGAGACTGACGATGCGCAGATTGTCTGGCGCGTGTGTGTTGATGATGGCGTTGGGCGTATGGATGGTGATGGTGGGCGTGGGCGTCGCCCAGGCGCCAGCGGCTGGGCCTGTCGTCGTAATCGAGACCAACAAGGGCACGATTACGATTGAGACGTACCCGTCGGAGGCTCCGAAGACCGTTGAGAATTTTCTCAAGCTGGTGAAGGCGAACTTCTACAACCGTCAGCATTTTCACCGGGCCGAACCCGGCATGGTGATCCAGGCTGGAGATCCCG
It contains:
- a CDS encoding pathogenicity locus → MKDELQLLPGVGPSIANDLRSLGVRSVRDLGRRDPERLYRLLCVQTDERQDPCVLYTFRCAVYAARTKGPDPALLKWWAWKDKKLSPGRRATSRPLSRPRAGSGG